The Drosophila bipectinata strain 14024-0381.07 chromosome 2L, DbipHiC1v2, whole genome shotgun sequence genome has a segment encoding these proteins:
- the nolo gene encoding ADAMTS-like protein 1 isoform X3, translating into MSANINWKSQQTWAVLLVTTLCLLSTHAVWAKKLNASQAFDDTWNTASDLENELEQQKRAKGQNGGAGGATSGSGPGQWSSWSDWSTCSRTCDGGIMQQMRRCSSPGSCRGESVRYRICNMQPCPEQQDFRSSQCAAYNDVPYDGTLYKWTPHYDYVEPCALTCRGHPAHLVEDISRESAGGGNPEEAEHYDEQSVIVQLSARVQDGTRCRSGSLDMCIQGKCQRVGCDLKIGSTKKIDGCGVCGGDGNSCSQPLYYWEMGPMSQCSVTCGGGYKMSRPICRNRLTNADVDDTLCSLTNRPEAAVEQCSTHSCPPRWITDDWSTCSRLCGHGYRERMVVCAEESNAIKTRVADIMCRTPKPPTQETCIIEECPHWEVEDWTGCSVSCGQGIQMRGVECKSTDGSLSAKCDPLTKPGSVQQCSTGIHCGGGGGSQSKAGGTIIVGSSRSQNERSDRQMDSSDMDDEDEDEDMDDEAEDIDDLESGQDTDDGEGASYSDQPLRYAHHTQSRLHHDDQDEPRTMRLMGGNSNSNYNRGGTVVPSLDPSYIKDTEWSPCSVTCGEGIRRRVYKCKIYLEYSRTVATVNDSLCEGTKPHDDVERCEEDPCVLPSHGFDDQYPRDSIKVGVSEPGKTYVWREQGYTSCSASCLGGVEELIINCVREDNGRVVSPFLCAPESKPEARVRTCNDRPCPPRWNYSDYTPCSKSCGIGIKTREVQCIHEVTRGGENTMVVPNSMCPQPPPPDRQYCNVLDCPVRWEVGEWSKCSHTCGYGFKDRKVECKQIMAQEHKIERPESMCPSAKPTDKKPCNVKPCPPEDPKPVIQINNSTHIQHDPKKTKITLKVGGAGIVFFGTQVKIKCPVKRYNRTKIKWSKDHKPLQRSRKFKVSKKGALRILDITFRDAGVYSCHAGLSSAEIAIEVKAKPGQQAEDLERQEADRLVRERSGTEALTSADMTSAGGPGAVAGTDWPANGSTNQQQGTRRRQQSERLQNGRERERSRRPKSDGVQHADSSIMEDDPLSGNFLCACRQRHFLLHFVHCEMSKQLA; encoded by the exons ACCACCCTCTGCCTGTTAAGCACTCACGCCGTTTGGGCCAAGAAACTGAATGCGAGCCAAGCATTCGACGACACATGGAACACAGCATCGGATTTAGAAAATGAATTGGAA CAACAGAAGCGGGCAAAGGGCCAGAATGGAGGTGCAGGAGGCGCTACCTCTGGCAGTGGACCTGGCCAGTGGTCGAGTTGGTCGGACTGGTCGACTTGCTCGCGCACCTGCGATGGCGGCATTATGCAACAGATGCGACGGTGCAGCAGCCCCGGCAGTTGCCGCGGCGAGAGTGTCCGCTATCGCATATGCAACATGCAACCGTGTCCGGAGCAACAGGACTTCCGCTCCAGCCAGTGCGCCGCCTACAATGATGTGCCCTACGATGGGACCCTGTACAAGTGGACGCCGCATTACGATTATGTCGAGCCTTGTGCTCTTACATGCAG GGGCCATCCAGCGCATCTAGTCGAGGACATATCCAGGGAGTCGGCCGGAGGCGGTAATCCCGAGGAGGCGGAACACTACGACGAGCAGAGCGTCATTGTGCAGCTGTCGGCCCGGGTGCAGGATGGAACTCGATGCCGTTCCGGCAGCCTGGATATGTGCATCCAAGGCAAATGTCAG CGTGTTGGCTGCGATTTGAAAATCGGCTCGACGAAGAAAATCGACGGGTGCGGCGTGTGCGGCGGCGATGGAAACTCGTGCTCCCAACCGCTATATTACTGGGAGATGGGACCGATGTCGCAGTGTTCAGTCACCTGCGGTGGAG GTTACAAAATGTCTCGTCCTATATGCAGGAATCGTCTAACCAATGCCGATGTCGATGATACGCTCTGCAGCCTTACTAATCGCCCGGAGGCGGCCGTGGAGCAATGTAGTACACACAGCTGTCCGCCGCG CTGGATAACTGACGATTGGAGCACTTGCAGCCGGCTCTGTGGCCACGGCTACCGGGAGCGGATGGTTGTCTGTGCCGAGGAGTCGAACGCCATCAAAACGAGG GTTGCAGATATCATGTGCCGCACACCGAAACCGCCAACACAAGAGACCTGCATTATCGAGGAGTGTCCGCATTGGGAGGTCGAGGACTGGACCGGT TGCTCGGTTTCCTGCGGCCAGGGAATTCAGATGCGAGGTGTGGAATGCAAATCGACGGATGGCAGCCTGAGTGCCAAGTGTGATCCACTCACCAAGCCCGGCAGCGTTCAACAGTGCTCCACTGGCATCCATtgcggaggaggaggcggcTCACAGAGCAAAGCCGGTGGCACCATCATCGTGGGCAGCAGTCGGTCACAGAACGAG CGGTCCGACCGGCAGATGGACAGCTCTGACATGGATGACGAGGACGAAGACGAGGATATGGACGATGAGGCCGAAGACATTGATGACTTGGAATCGGGTCAGGACACCGATGACGGTGAGGGCGCGTCCTACTCCGATCAGCCATTGCGCTATGCCCATCACACTCAGAGCAGGTTGCACCACGATGACCAGGATGAGCCGCGAACAATGCGTCTCATGGGCGGAAACTCAAACAGTAATTACAATAGGGGAGGAACTGTTGTACCCTCTTTGGATCCCTC TTACATCAAGGACACGGAGTGGTCGCCTTGCAGTGTCACCTGCGGCGAGGGCATTCGCCGACGAGTCTACAAGTGTAAGATATACCTGGAGTACTCCCGAACGGTGGCCACCGTGAATGACAGCCTTTGCGAGGGAACCAAGCCCCACGACGACGTGGAGCGCTGCGAGGAGGATCCCTGTGTGTTGCCCTCCCACGGTTTCGATGACCAGTACCCCCGGGACTCCATCAAGGTGGGGGTCTCAGAGCCGGGAAAGACATACGTATGGCGAGAGCAGGGCTACACCTCATGCAGTGCCTCCTGCCTGGGCGGCGTGGAGGAGCTGATCATCAACTGCGTGCGAGAGGACAATGGTAGAGTAGTCTCGCCCTTCCTCTGTGCCCCGGAGTCCAAGCCGGAGGCCAGAGTTCGCACCTGCAACGACCGTCCCTGCCCGCCTAGGTGGAACTACTCCGACTACACTCCCTGCTCCAAGAGCTGCGGCATCGGCATCAAGACCCGAGAGGTACAGTGCATCCACGAGGTGACCCGCGGTGGTGAAAATACCATGGTAGTGCCCAACAGCATGTGCCCGCAGCCTCCGCCCCCCGACCGGCAGTACTGCAATGTTCTGGACTGTCCCGTGCGTTGGGAGGTGGGTGAGTGGTCCAAGTGCTCGCACACCTGTGGCTATGGCTTTAAGGACCGCAAGGTCGAGTGCAAACAGATCATGGCCCAGGAGCACAAGATTGAGAGGCCGGAATCAATGTGTCCCAGTGCCAAGCCGACGGACAAAAAGCCCTGCAACGTGAAACCTTGCCCACCAGAGGATCCCAAGCCCGTTATCCAAATCAACAACTCCACGCATATTCAACACGACCCTAAGAAGACTAAAATCACCCTTAAAGTTGGCGGGGCCGGTATCGTCTTCTTTGGCACCCAAGTGAAGATCAAGTGCCCAGTGAAGCGATACAATCGCACCAAAATTAAGTGGAGCAAGGACCACAAGCCTCTGCAACGTTCCCGCAAGTTCAAGGTGTCCAAGAAGGGTGCCCTGCGCATTCTTGACATCACGTTCCGCGACGCCGGAGTATACTCCTGTCACGCCGGACTCAGTTCGGCTGAGATTGCTATCGAGGTGAAGGCCAAGCCAGGCCAGCAGGCCGAGGACTTGGAGCGGCAGGAAGCAG ATCGCTTGGTGCGTGAACGAAGTGGCACGGAAGCACTCACCTCCGCGGACATGACCTCGGCGGGAGGGCCAGGAGCTGTGGCTGGAACCGATTGGCCCGCTAATGG GTCTACGAATCAGCAGCAGGGCACCCGTCGCCGGCAGCAGTCGGAGCGTTTGCAGAACGGCAGGGAGCGGGAGCGTAGCCGGAGACCCAAGTCGGACGGAGTCCAGCATGCGGACAGCAGCATTATGGAGGACGAT CCGCTGTCGGGTAACTTTTTATGCGCCTGCCGTCAAAGACATTTTCTGCTGCATTTTGTGCATTGTGAAATGAGCAAACAATTGGCATAA